The following are encoded in a window of Candidatus Microthrix parvicella Bio17-1 genomic DNA:
- a CDS encoding FadD3 family acyl-CoA ligase, translating into MSEHPTNDPLAGDVTAPQTTPALLAQVASRYGDDPGVVDGDVALTWAQLAGRAAELARAVAAHGIEAGDRVAIWAPNCWEWVVAVLGLHSAGAVLVPINTRYRGEEAAHLLERSQARLLFTVGEFLGTDYLALLGDRRPAVTDTVVVLRSDADTNDLTTGETQGGAVLDLATFLGRAGEVADAEIDARIAALDGDSPSDILFTSGTTGQPKGAVCTHGQVVRAYAAWANVVGLTHDDRYLVVSPFFHAFGYKAGIIAAMTVGSPIYPEPVFDVNKVMERVAAEQISMLPGPPTLYQSMLNHPDLDTEALAGLRLAVTGAASVPVELIEAMGDTLGFETVITGYGLTEACGIATMCRDGDDPMTIATTSGRAIPGVEVVTFDEAGNPTAAGVPGEVRIRGYNVMVGYLDDPEATAETIDADGWLATGDIGVLDADGNLAITDRLKDMFIVGGFNAYPAEIERQLLLHPDVAQAAVIGVPDGRLGEVGYAFVVPTAGVSIDGAAIIAWCREHLANFKVPRYVESIDELPFNAGGKVMKFQLRDRAAETLGDHS; encoded by the coding sequence GTGTCAGAGCACCCAACAAATGACCCGCTTGCAGGCGATGTAACCGCTCCGCAGACCACCCCGGCGCTGCTCGCCCAGGTGGCGTCGCGCTATGGCGACGACCCGGGGGTGGTCGACGGCGACGTCGCCCTCACCTGGGCGCAGCTGGCCGGCCGCGCCGCAGAGTTGGCGAGGGCGGTGGCAGCACACGGCATCGAGGCGGGCGACCGGGTGGCCATCTGGGCGCCGAACTGTTGGGAGTGGGTGGTGGCCGTCCTGGGTCTGCACTCGGCCGGTGCGGTGCTGGTGCCGATCAACACGAGGTATCGGGGGGAGGAGGCGGCCCATCTGCTCGAGCGTTCGCAGGCACGGTTGCTTTTTACGGTGGGCGAGTTTTTGGGCACCGACTATCTGGCGTTGTTGGGCGACCGTCGCCCGGCGGTGACCGACACGGTGGTGGTGCTTCGCAGCGATGCCGACACGAACGATCTCACGACCGGTGAGACTCAGGGCGGCGCCGTGCTCGACCTGGCGACGTTCCTGGGTCGAGCCGGGGAGGTGGCCGACGCGGAGATCGACGCTCGCATTGCAGCGCTTGACGGCGACAGTCCCTCGGACATCCTCTTCACCTCCGGCACCACCGGGCAGCCGAAGGGGGCGGTCTGCACGCACGGCCAGGTGGTGCGGGCCTATGCCGCCTGGGCCAACGTGGTCGGGTTGACCCATGACGACCGCTACCTGGTGGTCAGCCCGTTCTTTCACGCCTTTGGCTACAAGGCGGGCATCATCGCCGCCATGACGGTGGGTTCGCCCATCTACCCCGAGCCGGTGTTCGACGTGAACAAGGTGATGGAGCGGGTTGCGGCCGAACAGATCTCGATGCTGCCCGGCCCGCCGACGCTGTACCAGAGCATGCTGAACCATCCGGATCTGGATACAGAGGCGCTGGCCGGCCTGCGCCTGGCGGTCACGGGTGCCGCGTCGGTGCCCGTCGAGCTGATCGAGGCGATGGGTGACACGCTCGGCTTCGAGACGGTGATCACCGGGTACGGGCTGACCGAGGCCTGCGGCATCGCCACGATGTGTCGCGACGGCGACGATCCGATGACCATCGCCACCACCTCGGGACGCGCGATCCCCGGCGTGGAGGTGGTCACGTTCGACGAGGCAGGCAACCCGACCGCAGCGGGTGTGCCGGGTGAGGTGCGCATACGTGGCTACAACGTCATGGTCGGGTACCTGGACGACCCGGAGGCGACTGCCGAGACCATCGACGCCGATGGATGGCTGGCCACCGGCGACATCGGGGTGCTCGATGCTGACGGCAACCTGGCCATCACCGACCGGTTGAAGGACATGTTCATCGTGGGTGGGTTCAACGCGTACCCCGCCGAGATCGAACGCCAACTGCTGTTGCACCCGGACGTGGCCCAGGCCGCGGTGATCGGGGTGCCCGACGGCCGGCTGGGTGAGGTCGGATACGCCTTTGTGGTGCCGACTGCCGGCGTGTCGATCGACGGCGCCGCCATCATCGCCTGGTGCCGCGAACACCTGGCCAACTTCAAAGTGCCCCGGTATGTGGAGTCGATCGACGAGTTGCCGTTCAACGCTGGTGGCAAGGTGATGAAGTTCCAGTTGCGGGATCGAGCGGCGGAGACGCTGGGCGACCACTCGTGA
- a CDS encoding TetR/AcrR family transcriptional regulator, with translation MSGPVVRSPGRPRSAETERAILDAAIDLLVDVGFGGMSMEAVATRAGVGKAAIYRRFSSKEQLVVEALRSHSSALVPLVDTGDLRADLLAMLQGAQRAMAGDDGPVMCAFVSEKARYPELHDEYQRAFVAERRAHVQALIASAVKRGELPPSTDVELFAEFGPAVLAHRLMVGGTEPDADLPRRIVAQLLGPSS, from the coding sequence GTGAGCGGGCCGGTCGTGCGCTCTCCGGGCCGACCCCGGTCGGCGGAAACCGAACGGGCCATCCTCGACGCGGCGATCGACCTGCTGGTGGACGTTGGCTTTGGCGGCATGTCGATGGAGGCGGTCGCCACCCGGGCGGGCGTGGGGAAGGCGGCAATCTACCGCCGGTTTTCCAGCAAGGAACAACTGGTGGTGGAGGCGCTTCGCAGCCACAGCTCGGCGTTGGTCCCGCTGGTGGACACCGGCGACCTTCGGGCCGACCTGCTGGCGATGTTGCAGGGTGCGCAGCGGGCGATGGCAGGCGACGACGGTCCGGTGATGTGCGCGTTCGTCTCCGAGAAGGCGCGGTATCCCGAACTTCACGACGAGTACCAGCGTGCGTTCGTGGCCGAGAGAAGGGCCCACGTCCAGGCCCTGATCGCCTCAGCGGTCAAACGGGGCGAGCTGCCCCCAAGCACCGATGTGGAACTGTTCGCCGAATTCGGCCCGGCTGTGCTGGCCCACCGCCTGATGGTGGGGGGCACCGAGCCGGACGCCGACCTGCCCCGACGAATCGTCGCTCAGCTGTTGGGCCCGAGCTCCTGA
- a CDS encoding SDR family NAD(P)-dependent oxidoreductase yields the protein MGRRVFITGVGRGLGRAIAAGLMAQGDDVWGSTRSGECDLGPAGSVALDLRDEASIAAGIADLAGRVASIDLLINCAGADARAFGQPKGDSGPFDFDAATFNALLNVNVTGPMVVTREAMPLLRAGADPMIVNVSSQLGSMQVAARKGRDSAYCVSKAALNMLSVKTAAALRGEGIGVVMLHPGWVQTDMGGPAAPMSIDESVDAIIETLGSLTIADSGRFVRWDGHDHPW from the coding sequence GTGGGACGACGGGTGTTCATCACCGGGGTTGGCCGGGGGTTGGGGCGGGCGATCGCTGCCGGCCTCATGGCACAGGGCGACGACGTGTGGGGGTCGACCAGGTCGGGTGAGTGCGACCTTGGGCCGGCCGGAAGCGTGGCCCTGGACCTGAGAGACGAGGCGAGCATCGCCGCCGGAATCGCCGACCTCGCGGGACGGGTGGCCTCCATCGACCTGCTGATCAACTGCGCCGGTGCGGACGCACGGGCGTTCGGTCAGCCCAAGGGTGACAGCGGCCCGTTCGACTTCGATGCGGCCACGTTCAACGCGCTCTTGAACGTCAACGTCACGGGGCCGATGGTGGTGACCCGCGAGGCGATGCCGCTGCTGCGGGCCGGAGCCGACCCGATGATCGTCAACGTCAGCTCGCAGTTGGGCTCGATGCAGGTGGCCGCGCGGAAGGGGCGTGACAGCGCCTACTGCGTGTCGAAAGCGGCGCTCAACATGTTGAGCGTGAAGACGGCTGCGGCGCTTCGAGGCGAGGGCATCGGAGTCGTCATGTTGCACCCCGGGTGGGTGCAGACCGACATGGGAGGGCCCGCTGCCCCGATGAGCATCGACGAGTCGGTCGACGCCATCATCGAGACGCTGGGGTCGCTCACCATCGCAGATTCGGGCCGTTTCGTTCGTTGGGACGGCCACGATCACCCGTGGTAG
- a CDS encoding GNAT family N-acetyltransferase, protein MAGRPYQSERDLAAVTRIWREAGWIDNSEARASALGEILDGGRTVVADLNGSAECVVQTVPGSMRYGVGPSALDLDLAVITFVAAGHVARHQGLAGGLVARSLAEAADDGAAMASLGIFDQGYYDRFGFGTGAEDHVVSFDPATLDVAVPNRPPVRIGVEDHREIYDLLLRRHRGHGSVMVELPALVPEALAELERPVGLGFRSDDGRLTHCLLGSMAGHHGPLTVEWLIYEEPHQLRDLLGLLRALGDQVRSVTISREPSGVQLQALLAEPMRQLSQANFGASARPLHTAWSKVQWRLLDLASCIEACALPGINLTFGLRLHDPLVERSGATWPGIGGDYTVHLGEESGVTDGLPTGSAPVLDASVGAFTRLWLGVRPATGLTITDQLAGPPEILTALDVAFRLPPPLSDWPY, encoded by the coding sequence ATGGCCGGGCGCCCGTACCAATCCGAGCGCGACCTGGCAGCCGTCACCCGCATCTGGCGGGAGGCGGGGTGGATCGACAACTCCGAGGCACGAGCATCGGCGCTGGGCGAGATCCTCGACGGCGGCCGAACCGTGGTGGCCGATCTCAACGGTTCGGCCGAGTGCGTCGTGCAAACGGTGCCAGGATCGATGCGCTACGGCGTTGGACCTTCGGCGCTCGACCTCGACCTTGCGGTGATCACCTTCGTCGCCGCCGGCCACGTGGCGCGGCATCAAGGGCTGGCCGGCGGGCTCGTGGCCCGTTCGCTGGCCGAAGCGGCCGACGACGGCGCCGCAATGGCCAGCCTGGGCATCTTCGATCAGGGCTACTACGACCGGTTCGGCTTCGGCACCGGAGCCGAGGACCATGTCGTGTCGTTCGATCCGGCCACGTTGGACGTTGCCGTCCCCAATCGCCCACCGGTCAGGATCGGCGTCGAGGACCATCGCGAGATCTACGACCTGTTGCTACGTCGACATCGAGGTCACGGGTCGGTCATGGTCGAGCTTCCGGCATTGGTCCCCGAGGCCCTGGCCGAGCTGGAGCGACCGGTCGGTCTGGGTTTCCGTTCCGATGACGGTCGCCTCACCCACTGCCTGCTGGGTTCGATGGCTGGCCACCACGGTCCGCTGACCGTCGAGTGGCTGATCTACGAGGAGCCCCACCAGCTACGCGACCTGTTGGGCCTGCTGCGGGCGCTCGGCGACCAGGTGCGGTCGGTGACGATCAGCCGCGAGCCGTCCGGTGTGCAGTTGCAGGCGCTCCTCGCCGAGCCGATGCGCCAGCTATCCCAGGCCAACTTCGGAGCCTCAGCCCGCCCGCTGCACACCGCCTGGTCCAAGGTGCAGTGGCGCCTGCTCGATCTGGCCAGCTGTATTGAGGCCTGCGCTCTGCCCGGGATCAACCTCACGTTCGGCCTGCGGCTGCACGACCCGCTGGTCGAGCGGTCCGGCGCCACCTGGCCGGGCATCGGCGGCGACTACACGGTGCACCTCGGTGAGGAGTCGGGGGTGACCGACGGGCTGCCCACCGGTTCGGCACCTGTGCTCGATGCTTCGGTCGGCGCCTTCACCCGGCTGTGGCTGGGTGTCCGGCCCGCCACGGGCCTCACGATCACCGACCAGCTCGCCGGGCCGCCCGAGATACTCACTGCGCTCGACGTGGCCTTTCGCCTACCGCCGCCCCTCTCCGATTGGCCGTACTGA
- a CDS encoding alpha/beta fold hydrolase, which produces MVRYDPRDTGLSGPGGGRYTLSDLTDDADAVIAATGAGPVHLVGVSMGGMTLVDLADRRSDLVASLTFIAAMSPDPEAGMGEDFFAALEADPVDGMLRAMATTEASDRAWVEAEFARAAERAEPRPDAVAIHQDAAFRGSRPSVDCLARIEVSALVVHGDLDRVLPLRHAESLAAGIADAELVVVSGMGHLPQPSVWDELADRTLAHVLNAG; this is translated from the coding sequence GTGGTCCGCTACGACCCACGCGACACGGGCTTGTCGGGCCCGGGCGGAGGCCGCTACACGCTGAGCGACCTCACCGATGATGCCGACGCCGTGATCGCTGCGACCGGCGCCGGCCCCGTGCACCTCGTCGGCGTGTCGATGGGCGGAATGACGCTGGTGGACCTGGCGGATCGTCGCAGCGACCTGGTGGCATCGCTCACCTTCATCGCCGCCATGAGCCCGGACCCTGAGGCTGGCATGGGAGAGGACTTCTTTGCCGCGCTCGAGGCCGACCCCGTCGACGGCATGCTTCGAGCCATGGCCACGACCGAGGCCTCCGACCGCGCCTGGGTGGAGGCGGAGTTCGCACGCGCCGCCGAACGGGCAGAACCCCGGCCCGACGCCGTGGCCATTCATCAGGACGCGGCGTTTCGTGGCAGCCGGCCGTCCGTCGACTGTCTGGCTCGGATCGAGGTGTCGGCATTGGTGGTGCACGGCGACTTGGACCGGGTGCTGCCGTTACGTCATGCCGAGTCGTTGGCCGCCGGCATCGCCGACGCCGAATTGGTCGTGGTGTCCGGCATGGGCCACCTCCCGCAACCGTCGGTGTGGGACGAGCTAGCCGACCGGACGCTTGCCCACGTTCTCAACGCCGGATAG
- a CDS encoding DUF4112 domain-containing protein: MSAGEDEVIEPDEVIPPGDDSEAGGTEGGPAVPPYVEMLAWILDDWFRIPLTNKRVGIDGAIGMVPVVGDGAGLVTSAIVIVSAVGQGVSAPTVIRMVGNVLFDSMLGVVPFMGDAFDFAWKSNAKNVRLLKADLADPQRTRRSSLAVMAISVGVVLVLTAATVAAAALGLWLMVRLGEAIF; the protein is encoded by the coding sequence GTGTCCGCAGGTGAAGACGAGGTGATCGAGCCCGACGAGGTCATTCCCCCCGGGGACGACTCGGAGGCCGGCGGAACCGAGGGTGGACCTGCCGTGCCGCCCTACGTGGAGATGCTGGCGTGGATCCTCGACGACTGGTTTCGTATCCCGTTGACCAACAAGCGGGTGGGCATCGATGGGGCCATCGGCATGGTGCCCGTTGTTGGCGACGGCGCCGGCCTGGTGACCTCGGCCATCGTCATCGTCAGCGCGGTCGGCCAGGGCGTTTCGGCGCCCACGGTGATACGCATGGTCGGCAACGTCCTCTTCGACTCGATGCTGGGTGTGGTGCCGTTCATGGGCGATGCGTTCGACTTTGCATGGAAGTCGAACGCCAAGAACGTGCGACTCCTCAAAGCCGACCTTGCCGATCCGCAGCGGACGCGAAGATCGTCGCTGGCCGTGATGGCCATCTCGGTTGGCGTGGTGTTGGTTCTCACCGCGGCGACGGTGGCGGCCGCTGCGCTCGGGTTGTGGTTGATGGTGCGGCTGGGCGAAGCCATCTTCTGA
- a CDS encoding MFS transporter produces MRDQVNKPDEVYRDRWITLVVLCVSLLVIVLDNTILNVALPRLSKLPVEGGLGASQSQLQWIVDSYTIVFAGLLLTTGTIGDRFGRYRFLTVGLIVFGIGSALSAMATDANLLIGTRALMGVGGAFIMPATLSILTNVFTEPRERAKAIGIWAGVSALGLGVGPVTGGFLLAHFWWGSIFLVNIPVVIAGLIFGYRYIPESKDPNPSKADPLGALLSIAALGVLLAAVIEAPAHGWTSPEILAGFATGIALFVGFMVWEMRCDHPMLNLEFFKNPRFSAASGAITLTFLGLFGMIFLLTQYLQSVLGYSTIKAGAVLLPQAVVIMIAAPLSSIWVNRLGNKVVVAGGLTVCGLAFLTFTQLTVTTPMVPVILLTCLLGLGMGNVMAPATDSIMGSLPRAKAGVGSAMNDTTRQTGGAVGVAVLGSLLSSRYAPEMTAKLTGKVPEQFIQPLTDSIGKTLGIAEKAPSAVRPLIESAARESFVSGMHLASIVAAGILFVAALSVVKWLPARALDDERSTMAPPGEPIGTGAGLRVPAVEP; encoded by the coding sequence GTGAGAGACCAAGTCAACAAACCCGACGAGGTCTACCGCGACCGATGGATCACGCTGGTCGTGCTGTGCGTCAGCCTGCTGGTGATCGTGTTGGACAACACGATCCTCAACGTGGCGCTGCCTCGGCTCTCCAAGCTGCCGGTCGAGGGGGGCCTCGGCGCGTCACAGAGCCAGTTGCAATGGATCGTCGACAGCTACACCATCGTGTTTGCGGGATTGCTCCTGACGACCGGAACCATCGGCGACCGGTTTGGCCGCTACCGGTTCCTCACCGTTGGTCTCATCGTCTTCGGTATCGGCTCCGCGCTCTCCGCCATGGCGACCGACGCCAACCTGCTGATCGGAACCCGGGCGCTGATGGGAGTCGGCGGCGCGTTCATCATGCCCGCCACCCTCTCCATACTCACCAACGTCTTCACCGAACCCAGGGAGCGCGCCAAGGCCATCGGAATCTGGGCGGGGGTGTCCGCACTTGGTCTGGGCGTGGGGCCTGTCACCGGTGGCTTTCTTCTGGCGCACTTCTGGTGGGGCTCGATCTTCCTGGTCAACATCCCCGTCGTGATCGCCGGGCTGATCTTCGGCTACCGCTACATCCCCGAGTCCAAGGATCCCAACCCGTCAAAGGCCGACCCGTTGGGCGCGCTGCTGTCGATCGCCGCCCTGGGCGTGCTGTTGGCCGCGGTGATCGAGGCACCGGCACACGGCTGGACCTCGCCCGAGATCCTCGCCGGGTTTGCCACCGGGATCGCGTTGTTCGTCGGCTTCATGGTGTGGGAGATGCGTTGTGATCACCCGATGCTCAACCTGGAGTTCTTCAAGAACCCCCGCTTCTCTGCCGCCAGCGGGGCCATCACGCTGACGTTCCTCGGCCTGTTCGGCATGATCTTCCTGCTCACCCAATACCTGCAGTCGGTGCTGGGCTACTCGACGATCAAGGCCGGGGCCGTGCTGTTGCCTCAGGCCGTGGTGATCATGATCGCCGCGCCGCTCAGCAGCATCTGGGTAAACCGGCTGGGCAACAAGGTGGTGGTCGCCGGCGGGCTCACCGTGTGTGGGCTGGCATTCCTCACGTTCACCCAGTTGACGGTGACCACCCCGATGGTTCCGGTGATCCTGCTGACGTGCCTGCTCGGGCTCGGCATGGGCAACGTCATGGCCCCCGCCACCGACTCAATCATGGGTTCGCTGCCTCGTGCCAAGGCCGGCGTCGGCTCGGCGATGAACGACACCACCCGCCAAACGGGCGGTGCCGTCGGCGTGGCCGTGCTGGGCTCGTTGTTGTCGTCTCGCTATGCACCGGAGATGACGGCGAAGCTCACCGGCAAGGTGCCCGAGCAGTTCATCCAGCCGCTGACCGACTCAATCGGCAAGACGTTGGGCATCGCCGAAAAGGCGCCCTCAGCGGTCCGACCGCTGATCGAATCCGCGGCCCGGGAGAGCTTCGTGTCCGGCATGCACCTGGCCTCCATCGTGGCCGCCGGCATCCTGTTCGTCGCGGCGTTGTCGGTTGTGAAGTGGCTCCCGGCCCGGGCCCTCGACGACGAGCGATCCACCATGGCACCTCCGGGTGAGCCCATCGGCACCGGTGCCGGCTTGCGAGTACCCGCCGTCGAGCCGTGA
- a CDS encoding cyclic nucleotide-binding domain-containing protein produces the protein MSNHTVPRDFLRKIKLFEGCSPKELDRIDQLSDTLDVTTGTVLAQEGKVGKEFAVIMSGSATISRDGRELATIGAGDYFGEIALLDDVVRTATVTAAEDSTLEVLDRRSFRSLLDEFPTMSRTLLTGITHRLVELSDENQQLRAQLQHPTG, from the coding sequence ATGTCCAACCACACAGTGCCCCGAGATTTCCTCCGCAAGATCAAGTTGTTCGAGGGCTGTTCGCCAAAGGAACTGGATCGAATCGACCAACTGAGCGACACGCTGGACGTGACCACAGGCACCGTCCTGGCCCAAGAGGGCAAAGTGGGCAAGGAGTTCGCTGTGATCATGTCGGGCTCGGCCACCATCAGCCGGGACGGTCGGGAGTTGGCCACCATCGGTGCCGGTGACTACTTCGGTGAGATCGCCTTGCTGGACGATGTGGTACGCACGGCCACGGTGACCGCTGCCGAGGACTCCACGCTGGAGGTACTCGACCGGCGATCGTTCCGCAGCCTGTTGGATGAGTTTCCAACCATGTCTCGCACCCTGCTGACCGGGATCACCCACCGCCTCGTCGAATTGTCCGACGAGAACCAGCAGTTGCGAGCTCAACTCCAGCACCCCACCGGGTAG
- a CDS encoding TetR family transcriptional regulator: MSARAVDGRVPGRRGLATRRRLLECTRTMLGSTSYRDLKVVDIAREAGTSPATFYQYFTDVDAAIAELAGEMATEGATRLSELLANTTWAGEEAGDSVRGLVIGFLQFWEANRPLMSVIDLLAAEGEGQVRATRADLLATFSTGLADRVRSDGNRSGATSPWAMASVAVTMLVNVAIQREMFEASKIPADDLIDSVARLLQAAVTGTVDA, translated from the coding sequence GTGAGCGCGCGGGCCGTCGACGGCCGCGTGCCGGGCCGGCGAGGCCTGGCCACCCGCCGACGGCTCCTCGAGTGCACCCGAACCATGCTGGGCTCGACCTCCTACCGGGACTTGAAGGTGGTGGACATTGCACGCGAGGCGGGCACATCGCCCGCCACCTTCTATCAGTACTTCACCGACGTTGACGCGGCCATCGCCGAGTTGGCGGGCGAGATGGCCACCGAGGGCGCCACCCGGCTGAGCGAGTTGTTGGCCAACACCACCTGGGCCGGCGAGGAGGCGGGTGATTCGGTGCGGGGCCTCGTCATCGGGTTCCTTCAGTTCTGGGAGGCCAATCGTCCATTGATGTCGGTGATCGACCTGTTGGCGGCCGAGGGGGAGGGGCAGGTTCGGGCGACGCGTGCGGACCTACTGGCCACATTCTCCACGGGTCTTGCCGACCGGGTTCGGTCCGACGGCAACCGCTCGGGTGCGACCAGCCCCTGGGCCATGGCCTCGGTGGCGGTGACGATGTTGGTGAACGTGGCCATCCAACGGGAGATGTTCGAAGCGTCGAAAATCCCTGCCGACGACCTGATCGACTCGGTGGCCCGGCTGCTGCAGGCTGCCGTCACCGGAACCGTCGACGCCTGA
- a CDS encoding CaiB/BaiF CoA transferase family protein: MAETAKPLAGVRIIESSLLGPGAVGTHLADLGAEVIKVESPAGDYIRRMTWPIIEGDSLLHHHISRGKRSITLDLRTPEGVEVYKDLVRGADAVVEAMRPGALARRGLGFDDLKEVNPSIVFCTISGYGMTGPYKDLPSHGIAYDAWGGLISPGRDEEGFPRIDEHASVGMHSGPLFAAYGILAGIIRARSTGEPTYLDIAQSDASVAMDWLRIETYLAYERPEDVVTGNPADDYERREPGTAGMLGGVRYQFYDSSDGMVLFMSSEQEFWKNFCGGVDRMDLFEKWPGSQYGDHARGNRELQRELVAIFASKTTEEWVEFADEVNTPICPVNTPKTVADDPQFQDRFPLLGHEEHGADMIGSAIHLVGEELPVPTRAPTVGQHNDEILAEVLGYDEAKVAALRQAGALGAPQ, encoded by the coding sequence GTGGCCGAAACCGCCAAGCCCCTGGCCGGCGTCCGCATCATCGAAAGCTCGCTGCTGGGCCCGGGCGCCGTCGGCACCCACCTGGCCGATTTGGGTGCCGAGGTGATCAAGGTGGAGAGTCCGGCCGGTGACTACATCCGGCGCATGACCTGGCCGATCATCGAGGGCGACTCGCTGCTGCACCACCACATCAGCCGCGGCAAGCGGTCGATCACCCTCGACCTGCGCACGCCCGAAGGCGTCGAGGTGTACAAGGACCTGGTGCGGGGCGCCGACGCCGTGGTGGAGGCCATGCGTCCCGGCGCCCTGGCCCGGCGTGGCCTGGGCTTCGACGACCTCAAGGAGGTCAACCCGTCGATCGTGTTCTGCACGATCTCGGGCTACGGCATGACCGGCCCGTACAAGGACCTGCCCAGCCACGGCATCGCCTACGACGCCTGGGGCGGGCTGATCAGCCCGGGTCGGGACGAGGAGGGCTTCCCCCGCATCGACGAGCACGCCTCGGTGGGCATGCACTCCGGCCCGCTGTTCGCCGCCTACGGCATCCTCGCCGGCATCATTCGTGCCCGCAGCACCGGCGAGCCCACCTACCTCGACATCGCCCAGAGCGACGCCTCGGTGGCGATGGACTGGCTGCGCATCGAGACCTACCTGGCCTACGAGCGGCCGGAGGATGTGGTGACCGGCAACCCTGCCGACGACTACGAGCGGCGCGAGCCGGGTACCGCCGGCATGCTCGGTGGGGTCCGCTACCAGTTCTACGATTCCTCCGACGGCATGGTGCTGTTCATGTCCTCCGAGCAGGAGTTCTGGAAGAACTTCTGTGGTGGCGTGGATCGCATGGACCTGTTCGAGAAGTGGCCGGGCAGCCAGTACGGCGACCATGCCCGGGGCAACCGGGAACTGCAGCGCGAGCTGGTGGCGATCTTCGCCTCCAAGACCACCGAGGAATGGGTGGAGTTCGCCGATGAGGTGAACACCCCGATCTGCCCGGTGAACACGCCCAAGACCGTGGCGGACGACCCGCAGTTTCAGGACCGCTTCCCGCTGCTCGGTCACGAGGAGCACGGCGCCGACATGATCGGCTCGGCCATCCACCTGGTGGGCGAGGAGCTGCCGGTGCCCACCCGTGCACCGACGGTCGGTCAGCACAACGACGAGATCCTTGCCGAGGTGCTGGGCTACGACGAAGCCAAGGTCGCAGCGCTGCGCCAGGCGGGTGCGCTGGGCGCCCCGCAGTAA